TCGTCGGCGGCCAGTTCTCGATGTTCTTCACCGGCGCTCTCGCGCTCGACCAGGGCTCGTTCGGCTGGGACGATTACAGCCGCCTTGGTGACAGCGCGATCGACGCGCTCGCCGACAAGTTCGACGTGGTGCAGGACGACCGGCTCGAGATCGGCCGCACCCATCCGTTCGGCGCGCGCGTCAGCATCATCACGGAGGACGGCGTGCATGAGCGGCTCTATGCCGATCCCTCCGGTGAGCCCAATTCGTTCCCGGATGCTCAGGCGATGCAGCAGAAATTCCTGACCTTGGCACGGCCGGTGCTGAACGCGCGCGCGGAGAAATTCGCGGATGCGATCATGGCACTGGAGCGGTTCGAGCGCGTGGCGCAGGCGACGGAATTGGGAAGGTAATTGGATTCCAGCCGCGCAGGCGGTGCACCCTCGCCCCTTGTGGAATAGGGTGGATGCGCGAAGCGCAGCCGGGTGAGGGGTTCTCTCCGCGAATCCGACTCTCATTTGGATGCGCGGAGAGATACCCCTCATCCGGCGCTTCGCGCCACCTTTTCCCACAAGGGGAGAAGGGAAGAAGAGGCGGCGCTGCGCCTCGCTGCAATCAATTCACTCCCGCTATCTTTCCCTTCCCGCGCGTTGCCGCCACCACGTCGCGCACGAGATCGAACACGCCGTCGGCCTGCGGCGGTCCGTTCGGCGAGCGTCCCATCCGCACGATCACCAGCTTCTCCGAGGGGATGACGATGGTGTATTGCCCGATCGTACCCTTGGCGAAGAAGGCATCGCGCGGCCAGCCGTGCTCCACGCGAAATGACGCGCCAAAACTGTCGCCCTGGTTGGTCCAGAAACCGGCGCCGATGCCGACCCACGCGTTCGGTGTCGGCGAGGCCGTGTAGTTCACCCATCCCTCGGGCAGGATGCGCTTGCCGCCGGCGACGCCGTCGTCGAGATAGAGCTGGCCGAAGCGCGCCCAGTCGCGCGCCGATGCCAGCATTTCGCTCGAGCCCTCGATCGTGCCCGAACCATCGAGCTGAAGCGTGACATGGCGCATGCCGAGCGGGGCGAACAATTCGCGGCGCGCGAAGCGGAGCGCATCCGCGGGATTTCCGCCGGCAGCATCGCGGATCAGACGCGAGAGGATGAGGGTGTTGCCGTCATGATAATTCCACGCCGTGCCGGGCGCGGTCTTGAGCGGGGTGCTCGCGGCATAGGCCGCCATGTCAGCCTCCACGAACTTCATCCGGTTGACTGGCTCGAAGACCGAGCCAAGCGAGGCCTCCAATGAACTGCCGAGCGCAAGGCCCGCGGTGTGCCGCAACAATTGATCGACGGTGATGGCATGACGTGGATCATCCGGATTTGCCCAAGCCGCGACCGGCGCGGGCCCGTCGAGCTTGAGTCTGCCCTGGCGCACCAGCACACCTGTCAGCGCCGAAATCACCGATTTCGTCATGGAGAAGCCGAGCAACTGTGTCTCCGGTCCGATGCCGTCGGCGTAGCGCTCGGCGATGACGCGGCCGGCCTTCATCACGACGATGGCGCGGGTGCGGCGGTGAGGCGGCTGTGCGGATTCGGTGAAGGCCTTTTCGAGCGCGACAGCCAGCTCCCGGGTTTGCGCCGACACGATCGCAGGACCGGCGATTTCGGGCAGCAATGCCGGCGGCCTGTCGTCGGCGGGCGACACCGCCACATCGGCAAGTGCCGCGCCATGGTCGAGCGTGCAGCCGAGACCTTCGCGATAGACGGCATGGCTGCGGCCAATGCCGAACAGCGTCACCGTGACGTCCTTGCGGACGCGGTCGACCCGGTAGTCCATCGCCCAGGTAATCAGACCGGTCCCGGGCATGGCATCGGTGGTCTCGACAAAGTTGCGCCGGGGGTCGAGGCCGGAGACGAACGTTTCCGAGCACAGGATGCCGGCGACGAAGCCGGTGGCGACCCTGGGCACATCGCGGGCCCGGGCGGCGCCGAGCGCAAGGCCGGCGCAGACGATGGTGGTGGCGAGGAGGACGATCTTGCGGCGGCGGGTCACGGGCTTTCTCCGGCTGGGAACATGGCGGGAGGAAGCGGCACGCGGACGGTGGATGCTCACCGGATTTGGAAATCGGCCTGCCTGAAACCGCAGCGCGCTGGCCGATTCCAAAATATTGCTGCGGTTACAGAGGTTTAAAACCTAGGCTGCGTTCACCTTGAGGCGCCGGTACTCGGTCGGCGTCACGCCGGTCACGGCCTTGAAGGCGCGGTTGAACGGCCCCAGCGACTGGAAGCCCGCATCCATCGCGATGGTGATGACGGGGACCTCCGCCTGGACGGGATCGGCCAGCGCGGCCTTGGCCTCCTCGATCCGGTGGTTGTTCAGGAACACATTGAAGTTGCGGTAGCCGAGCCGCTGGTTGATCAGCCGGCGCAGGCGATATTCCGGGATTTTCAGCCGGCCAGCGAGCACCCCGATGGTGATGTTCTCGTGGCGATAGATCCGCTCGTCCGCCATCAAGCGCATCAGGGCGTCGATAAGCTTTTGGTCGGCGGCATCCTCGGTCGCAGGTTGACTGGAAACAATCGGTGGTGCGGGCTCCGCTGTGGCCGGAAACAGGTCCGCTCCGTCCACGCGCATCATGGCATAGACGATCGCCGCAACGGTACAGGTGAGCGCGCCCGCATTGACGGTTTCGGCGACATCGCCGACGTGGTAGCCGGCGGCAGCGATCTGGAGCACAGCGTTCAGCCCGCCATAGAGCGCGATGGCGCAGACGATGAAGACGCGAGCGCTGCGGCGGCGCTCGACCAGGTCGGCCGGCCAGGAGGCGATCATCTTCCCGACCGCAAGCGCGATGAAACCGAGCACGATCAGATTGACCACCGTCACCGAGAATCGCACATGGCCGCTGGGCGCAATCCAGACGCAGCCTGCGAAGCTGAATGCCGTCACCAGCGCCCAGATGCATCCGTGCCACCAGCGAAGGCGAAACTCGTCGTCGAACAGGGATCGTGTGAACAGCCAGAACACCACGATGGTGCCGGTCGACAACGCGACCAGCGGTGCGTGCAGGATCGGGATCGGTGACGTGACATCCACCGAATAGCTCGCCGCATGCGCGGCCGAACCGAGGGCAAAGGCGATGGCGAGACGGGCCGCCAGCACGTTGCGGAAATCGGAGACCAGCGACGCAGCCAGCATCAGCAGCAACGCCACGCTGGCGGCGCGGAAGGCGAGCTCTGTTGCCGCAAGGGTCATCGGGTGATGCGATCGGTCGCGGTTGACATCAACCGAACATCCTTCGTCAGACGGCGCTTTTCAAGATGGATCCATATCAGAGAAACCATCACCCGCCCCTGTTTCCGGATTTGGTCTCGCCGATATCGCGCGATGACGGCAAATAGACCGTCGCGGCGTTGCGGCGGCGTCGCGACGGGGCCGTCAAATCCCGTTAAGATCGCCGCAATAGAGAAGGAATTCACCATGAGCTGGCAGCCCTCGAACGATCCCGTGCTCGGCGATCCCATGTCCTGCGATGCGCTCGATCTCGTCATCGTGCCGCGCACGCGCGATCTCGGCGACGGATTCGCGGTGCGGCGCGCGCTGCCGCATGGCAAGCGGCAGATGGTCGGGCCGTTCATCTTCTTCGACCATTTCGGACCGGTGCAGTTCGTCTCCGGCAAGGGCATGGACGTGCGGCCGCATCCGCATATCGGGCTCGCCACCGTGACCTATCTGTTCGACGGCGCGATCATGCATCGCGACAGCGAAGGCAATGTCCAGGAGATCGCGCCGGGCGCGATGAATTTGATGACCGCCGGACGCGGCATCGCCCATTCCGAGCGCACGCCGGAGGCGCAGCGCGCCTCGGGCCAGAAGATGCTTGGCCTGCAGAGCTGGATCGCGCTGCCGGCCGGATCGGAGGAGATCGCACCATCATTCCAGCATTACGGCGCGGGCGATTTACCGATGATCTCCGAGCGCGATTTTACCGCGCGGGTGATCGCGGGTTCGACATTCGGCATCACCTCGCCTGTCACCATGGTGTCGCCCTGGTTCTACACCGAGGTTACGGCGGTGGCGGGTGCGAGCGTGCCGCTCGACCCCGACCATGAGGAGCGCGCGATCTACATCGTCGACGGCGAGGTCGAGATCGCGAACGAGCGCTACGAAGCGCCGCGCCTCTTGATCTTCCGGCCCGGCGATCGCATCACCGTGAAGGCGCTCAAGGCGACGCGGATGATGTTTCTCGGCGGCGATGCGCTGGAAGGGCCCCGCCACGTGTGGTGGAATTTCGTCTCTTCCAGCAAGGAACGGATCGAGCAGGCCAAGCAGGACTGGAAAACCGGCCGCTTCGCGGCAGTTCCGCAGGAACATGAGTTCATTCCGCTGCCGGAATAGGCTAATCCGGCTTCCGGCGGCGTCATCCGACGCGGCCGGATGTCCCGCGCGAAGGCTTTGCCGATGACCACCATGCTCTCCAGCGACCTGCCCCTGACCAAGATCGGACGCGGCAAGGTGCGCGATATCTACGACGTGGATGGCGACCGCCTGCTGCTCGTCACCACCGACCGCATCAGCGCTTTCGACGTCGTGATGGGCGAGACCATTCCGATGAAGGGCGCGGTGCTGACTCAAATGAGCGCCTGGTGGTTCAACGAGCTCGAAGGCGTGGTGCCGCATCACATGATCAGCGCCGATACCGACGCGATCATCGCGGCCGTGCCGGCCTTGAAGCCGCACCGCGCCGAGATTCTCGGCCGCGCCATGCTGTGCAAGCGTACCACGGTCTTCCCGATCGAATGCGTGATCCGCGGCTATCTCTCGGGCTCGGCCTGGAAGGAGTACGCCGCGAGCGGCACGCTGGCCGGCGAGACGTTGAAGGCCGGTCTCGTCGAGAGCGAGAAGCTCGAGCCTGCCATCTTCAGCCCGGCGACCAAGGCCGAGAGCGGCCATGACGAGAACATCACCATCGCGAAAATGCGCACCGTCGTCGGCGACGAGGTCGCCTACACGCTGGAGAGCATGACGCGCGCGATCTATACACTCGGCGAGGAGCTGGCCCGCGAGCAGGGCATCATCATCGCCGACACCAAGTTCGAGTTCGGCCGCGACAAGGACGGCCGCATCATCCTGATCGACGAGGTG
The nucleotide sequence above comes from Bradyrhizobium sp. NDS-1. Encoded proteins:
- a CDS encoding serine hydrolase domain-containing protein is translated as MTRRRKIVLLATTIVCAGLALGAARARDVPRVATGFVAGILCSETFVSGLDPRRNFVETTDAMPGTGLITWAMDYRVDRVRKDVTVTLFGIGRSHAVYREGLGCTLDHGAALADVAVSPADDRPPALLPEIAGPAIVSAQTRELAVALEKAFTESAQPPHRRTRAIVVMKAGRVIAERYADGIGPETQLLGFSMTKSVISALTGVLVRQGRLKLDGPAPVAAWANPDDPRHAITVDQLLRHTAGLALGSSLEASLGSVFEPVNRMKFVEADMAAYAASTPLKTAPGTAWNYHDGNTLILSRLIRDAAGGNPADALRFARRELFAPLGMRHVTLQLDGSGTIEGSSEMLASARDWARFGQLYLDDGVAGGKRILPEGWVNYTASPTPNAWVGIGAGFWTNQGDSFGASFRVEHGWPRDAFFAKGTIGQYTIVIPSEKLVIVRMGRSPNGPPQADGVFDLVRDVVAATRGKGKIAGVN
- a CDS encoding pirin family protein, which encodes MSWQPSNDPVLGDPMSCDALDLVIVPRTRDLGDGFAVRRALPHGKRQMVGPFIFFDHFGPVQFVSGKGMDVRPHPHIGLATVTYLFDGAIMHRDSEGNVQEIAPGAMNLMTAGRGIAHSERTPEAQRASGQKMLGLQSWIALPAGSEEIAPSFQHYGAGDLPMISERDFTARVIAGSTFGITSPVTMVSPWFYTEVTAVAGASVPLDPDHEERAIYIVDGEVEIANERYEAPRLLIFRPGDRITVKALKATRMMFLGGDALEGPRHVWWNFVSSSKERIEQAKQDWKTGRFAAVPQEHEFIPLPE
- a CDS encoding phosphoribosylaminoimidazolesuccinocarboxamide synthase, coding for MTTMLSSDLPLTKIGRGKVRDIYDVDGDRLLLVTTDRISAFDVVMGETIPMKGAVLTQMSAWWFNELEGVVPHHMISADTDAIIAAVPALKPHRAEILGRAMLCKRTTVFPIECVIRGYLSGSAWKEYAASGTLAGETLKAGLVESEKLEPAIFSPATKAESGHDENITIAKMRTVVGDEVAYTLESMTRAIYTLGEELAREQGIIIADTKFEFGRDKDGRIILIDEVMTPDSSRFWAVDAYKPGQPQASFDKQPLRDYLDAERRAGRWNGDAPPPPLPASVVDATSKRYLEAYRRVTGKELKI
- a CDS encoding helix-turn-helix domain-containing protein; the protein is MTLAATELAFRAASVALLLMLAASLVSDFRNVLAARLAIAFALGSAAHAASYSVDVTSPIPILHAPLVALSTGTIVVFWLFTRSLFDDEFRLRWWHGCIWALVTAFSFAGCVWIAPSGHVRFSVTVVNLIVLGFIALAVGKMIASWPADLVERRRSARVFIVCAIALYGGLNAVLQIAAAGYHVGDVAETVNAGALTCTVAAIVYAMMRVDGADLFPATAEPAPPIVSSQPATEDAADQKLIDALMRLMADERIYRHENITIGVLAGRLKIPEYRLRRLINQRLGYRNFNVFLNNHRIEEAKAALADPVQAEVPVITIAMDAGFQSLGPFNRAFKAVTGVTPTEYRRLKVNAA